Part of the Mangifera indica cultivar Alphonso chromosome 4, CATAS_Mindica_2.1, whole genome shotgun sequence genome, TTTGATTGCCTTCTCTTTTGTTTGTAACAATTTTGGTCTGCaccaacattttaattttattttatggttattatttttctaaaggGATATTTACAGTAGTTGTATATTGTTGCTATGTTAAAAtgtaaaatgaccatttccTTAAAGAAACATAACTTTGTGTCTTTTGAGTCAGTTTTTAAAGTGGAAATACTTTAGGATTGAAtatattctattaaaaaatattaaagaataataataagaagagaGACATTATGTGGGAGTAAGCAAATGGAGTTTGAAAGGGATGCAAATAAGGTTACTAAGTGGAAAATGATATGGAATATTATCCCTCCGAGGAAACGTGCCCACGATAACATATTTTTTGCAAGTTACCCattgttagagatagagattgcaatttcatgaaaattatgcCATTCCACAATTATAACTCATTACTCATGTCAATCACAAGGATAAAAACATGGAATGTTCTCACCTGCCATAAATCTTCTCATCAAACAAACACTGCTCTTTAAACACTTTTTAAACGTAATTACAATACTAATATGTCCTCCTTTATTCACTTAAGATTCCAGGAGCATTCATGCCATAACCTCTGCAGCGCCCTTCATCCTTTGACATCGCTAATATCAACTCTCAGATGGTATATTTTATTTCCTCAGTTATATTTTAGCCTTCTGATTTTTATAAAGACTGAATCCATTCACTTATTGAAAGCTATTGGATTCACCACTTTAATTTCGATCTTGTGGCAGTTTTTGAGTGTTATACATCCTAGTGTGCATGGGGATGATTTTGGTTCTCTCTCGCAGACTTTATATATCATATTCTCATTATTATTACAGTGCATATAGATATAGCTTGGGACTTGTTTCTATGTATGCTGCCAATTAGACAATAcaagttcttttatttttttgattaaacTAAACCTATATGTTAAACCCATTAGCaacaaccaatttttttttttttctctcatgtaCAAGTGTTTAAATTGGAGTAGATTAGCTGAATATCAGGTCAAACTGAATTTGGTGCATGTGGTGTGGCCTCTTCTGatttttgagttaatttttaCTATTAGCTTTGTTAATAATTCATGTAAAGGTGGCAGCCAACACACTCACGCTCCATTTTTGAGAAGgaatattcatatatacttaCGGCTCTGTTTTGCAGCCAAAGAGCATTGTCCAAAGGTTGTAATCGATTTTCTGAGGATTATAATCTATGGAGCTTGGTGATTGGATTGGACCcttttcaataaatattaacGTAAACAAAATCTTGGCTTATGATGAAACCAAAGTTTTCAGTATATTAACACAGGTATGACTAAACTTGTTAAACATGTATAATCATCTTGTAGATACAGTACTTCTTCCTTCAAAGGAGCTAGAAAGCAGGAGGATTCTTTTTCACAATCTAAACAGCTATGTTTAGGTAAAATTCTATGGCTGAGAATTATACCTGATATATATTGAGCTTCACATGCAACCTGTAATTTGTTGTATCAGTAGTCAACACTGTCAGTAAACGACTTTTGTATGTAGAATTCATTGATTTAGGTAAGAAGATGGTAGCTGTTAGTGGCTGAAGAAACAACAAAAGTTTATAGTAGTTAGTAGTTACAGTGAAAAATTTCCATATGTTGAACCTTATATAAAGGGGATTAGATTCTCAAATGaactaaaaaaagaagaaatggggAAATTGAACAGGAGTGGCAGTGCACTAGCAGTGGTGACTGGGtcatttgttttatttgtttcatttgttATAAGTAGTTCAAGTGAATGCAGCTTTCCAGCAATTTACAACTTTGGGGATGCCAATTCTGACACTGGCGCGGACTCTGCTACATTTGGTCGACTTCCTTACCCTAATGGTGAAACCTATTTTGGTAAACCTTCTGGCCGGATGTGTGATGGACGTCTCATCGTTGATTTCATAGGTAATTGTCTAGACATCtaattctcatttttttaactgCTACTTTATTAAGCATTTGTATTTTGGTATCTAAATTGATCCTCCTTCAATGTAGCTGAGAAAGTGGGATTACCTTTGCTGAATGCATATCTTGATTCTTTGCAATCAAATTTCCGACATGGGGCAAACTTTGCTGCTAGTCAAGCTACAATTCAGCCCGTAAATGGTCAGTTATGTGAGGGTCATTATAGCCCCTTATCTCTGGGTATTCAGCTTTTGGAGTTTGAACAACTTAAAGTGCGCACTTATGAGTTTTACAATGAAGGTTAGAGACACAAAATACCTGAAAATGAAGTTAAAAGAATTCCAGTTCCTTCTTCATGCATTAACCTTACATTGTGTTTTCTGTATTTTTCAGCCAATATCTCGCACACCAAAGGCAAAGGTGGTCTGCCAAGACCAAAAGACTTCTCAGAGGCCCTTTACACAATAGATTGTGGACAAAAtgatctttattttttagttacaACAATGACAGAGGACCAAGCCAAGGCAGCCATCCCTAATATAACTAATCAGTTTGTTCAAGTCATTGAGGTAATATCTTCACCTCATCACCATCTTAATGGAGGGAAGTTGCTAGCCAACGTACATAGCTCCAGTGATTATTCATTAGAGCATTTCTTAAACCTTTGTTTCACCTTtatcaactttgaaaatattacaGAAGCTGTACCAAGAAGGAGCACGGAAATTTTGGATTCATAACACTGGTCCCATCGGGTGCTTGCCATATATGGTTATGTACCATTCTAAGGCTAATGAAGTAGACGAAATCGGTTGCATTAAGTCTTACAATGAGGTTGCTCAAGAATTCAACAAGCAGCTTAAATACAGAACTGACCAACTAAGTTGCGACCTTCAGGGTGTTGAGGTTACATATGTCGATATCTATTCAGCAAAGTACACTCTAATCAAAGAAGCAACCAACCATGGTACATACATACACTCGATCTGATCCACTAATTAGATTAGAGCtaatatttttgagaaaaaaatgaattggtTCAATTATTGCAGGGTTTGTTGATCGTTTTGAGTATTGTTGTGGGAATGCTAATTGCAAATGTTGGGAGAAATCTGAAACAAATGTAAGTGCATGCAGCAATCCTTCACAATACATTAGCTGGGATGGCTTACATTATACTGAAGCTGCAAACTATTGGATAGCAAGCCGCATTGTGAATGGCTCATATTCAGATCCTCCCACTTCCCTCCTGAATGCACGTTGACATCCTTCTGCACTCCTTAATTGTTATCCACCATGTTTTTCCTTGTTTAGTTAAGTGTTCTATCTTGAATTCTTCGTCTATGAATCCTGGCGGAGGCTTATTATAAAGCAAACGTGTAATAAATATTGCTCTTCATGTGCGTATTTCCAGCACAGACCCCGTGAAAAAATACTAGCAATAAATTGTTTTCACatagtttattataatatgtatgCCCTTTTGAGTATCGAATCggatatacaaataacatattattacgTTATTAGATGTTAATATTCTTAACTctaaatcatctaatcatataataacatatcatctatgtatttaaaagtgtattcatataattttattgtataaataattaaacagtATTATGTttacacacttttgagtatacaatatagtatataaataatatattattatttgattgaatatttttttatttttaattcaaaattatttaattgtataatgatatatcatttaaatattaaattagatattcaaaactgaatgtacataattttattatcacatTTGTTGGGGGgttgagataattttttaagcAAACATGGGGTTTCGGAACTCTGACATAAATAGGCTGGTTTCTGCACTGTTTCATATGTGAACTAGGAGATTTCAAGCCacgtaagatttttttttttatttcacactatattatcaatttatggtctctaaattaaaaataatttatcaaaataaaataactcaCATTGCACCATTTAAGTCCTCCCAAATATTAATCAATGtagcattaataataaattaacacaaaataaaacatatgatCATtctatgtataatatataaaaaaataatacacaatcatTCTAATTAACATTAATAGAAAAACCTTGAAATACATcctaaattttcaaagtcaagGGTTATAAACTAAAATGGTTAAGATTTGGTCGGAATCCGAATTGGAGAGATGGATGTTGAATCTTGAAAGTAGTGAAGAGCGAgagaaaatcattttatattaaaataataaagagagGGTGTCGAAATGAGCATGATCAGAAGGAGGACGTGTTAGAGAGGAAGAGATGGTGCCTAAAGATCACCGGTcttcgtaaaaaaaaaaattgtaagtttgAAAGCCCTAAGGAAAAATacggtttttgaaaatttgagtttgaaaaaaattattagtttttacagtttataaataaaaaataaaataaaatttatgtttatttttaatattaaatataaaataatgattttatctttaaaatttatagactTAAACGATCatagataaataaacaaaatttttaaattaaaaagagaaaacttaagaaaatagcagatgttgggtgggaataagcccTTTGGCCATAAGagtattttgatttaaaaaaggcCGAATGATTATACGGGAATAAAAG contains:
- the LOC123213247 gene encoding GDSL esterase/lipase At3g26430-like isoform X2, whose translation is MFSFPAIYNFGDANSDTGADSATFGRLPYPNGETYFGKPSGRMCDGRLIVDFIAEKVGLPLLNAYLDSLQSNFRHGANFAASQATIQPVNGQLCEGHYSPLSLGIQLLEFEQLKVRTYEFYNEANISHTKGKGGLPRPKDFSEALYTIDCGQNDLYFLVTTMTEDQAKAAIPNITNQFVQVIEKLYQEGARKFWIHNTGPIGCLPYMVMYHSKANEVDEIGCIKSYNEVAQEFNKQLKYRTDQLSCDLQGVEVTYVDIYSAKYTLIKEATNHGFVDRFEYCCGNANCKCWEKSETNVSACSNPSQYISWDGLHYTEAANYWIASRIVNGSYSDPPTSLLNAR
- the LOC123213247 gene encoding GDSL esterase/lipase At3g27950-like isoform X1: MSSFIHLRFQEHSCHNLCSALHPLTSLISTLRCFPAIYNFGDANSDTGADSATFGRLPYPNGETYFGKPSGRMCDGRLIVDFIAEKVGLPLLNAYLDSLQSNFRHGANFAASQATIQPVNGQLCEGHYSPLSLGIQLLEFEQLKVRTYEFYNEANISHTKGKGGLPRPKDFSEALYTIDCGQNDLYFLVTTMTEDQAKAAIPNITNQFVQVIEKLYQEGARKFWIHNTGPIGCLPYMVMYHSKANEVDEIGCIKSYNEVAQEFNKQLKYRTDQLSCDLQGVEVTYVDIYSAKYTLIKEATNHGFVDRFEYCCGNANCKCWEKSETNVSACSNPSQYISWDGLHYTEAANYWIASRIVNGSYSDPPTSLLNAR